In Thermoleophilaceae bacterium, a genomic segment contains:
- a CDS encoding acetyl-CoA C-acetyltransferase, which yields MARNGARRRAAVLGGNRIPFARADGPYAQASNQDMLTAVLDGLAGRFGLGGERLGEVAAGAVLKHSHDFNLTRECVMGSALASDTPAYDVQQACGTGLETAVHVANKIALGQVEVGVAGGVDTVSDAPIEVNDDLRRLLLELNRTRSTAGRLQLLAGLRPGQVVPRIPRNEEPRTGLSMGEHQALSAERWGIGRAEQDELAAESHRRLAAAYDRGFFDDLVTPYLGLERDQNLRPDSSAEKLAKLKPVFGKGDDATMTAGNSTPLSDGASAVLLASDEWAAQRSLPVLAHVVDAETGAVDFVHGEDGLLAAPIHTVPRLLERNGLTLGDFDFYEIHEAFASQVLMTLKAWEENGTGTIDRARLNVNGSSLAAGHPFAATGGRIVATLAKLLDERGSGRGLISICAAGGQGVVAILEKNA from the coding sequence ATGGCGAGAAACGGCGCACGCCGCCGCGCAGCGGTCCTCGGCGGCAACCGCATCCCCTTCGCCCGCGCCGACGGGCCATACGCGCAGGCCTCCAACCAGGACATGCTCACCGCGGTGCTGGACGGGCTCGCCGGCCGCTTCGGCCTCGGTGGCGAGCGCCTCGGGGAGGTGGCCGCCGGCGCCGTGCTCAAGCACAGCCACGACTTCAACCTCACGCGCGAGTGCGTGATGGGGAGCGCGCTGGCCAGCGACACGCCGGCCTACGACGTGCAGCAGGCGTGCGGCACGGGGCTCGAGACGGCGGTGCACGTGGCGAACAAGATCGCGCTCGGCCAGGTCGAGGTGGGCGTGGCCGGGGGCGTGGACACCGTGAGCGACGCTCCCATCGAGGTCAACGACGACCTGCGCCGGCTGCTGCTGGAGCTCAACCGCACGCGCTCCACGGCGGGTCGCCTCCAGCTGCTGGCCGGCCTGCGCCCCGGCCAGGTCGTGCCGCGCATCCCGCGCAACGAGGAGCCGCGCACCGGGCTGTCCATGGGCGAGCACCAGGCGCTCTCCGCCGAGCGCTGGGGGATCGGCCGCGCGGAGCAGGACGAGCTGGCCGCCGAGAGCCACCGCCGGCTGGCCGCCGCCTATGACCGCGGCTTCTTCGACGACCTCGTCACCCCCTACCTCGGCCTCGAGCGCGACCAGAACCTGCGGCCCGACTCCTCGGCCGAGAAGCTGGCCAAGCTCAAGCCCGTGTTCGGCAAGGGGGACGACGCCACGATGACGGCGGGCAACTCCACGCCGCTGTCGGACGGCGCCTCGGCGGTGCTGCTGGCGAGCGACGAGTGGGCGGCGCAGCGGTCGCTGCCCGTGCTCGCGCACGTGGTCGACGCCGAGACCGGGGCCGTGGACTTCGTGCACGGCGAGGACGGCCTGCTGGCGGCGCCCATCCACACGGTCCCGCGGCTGCTCGAGCGCAACGGGCTCACCCTCGGCGACTTCGACTTCTACGAGATCCACGAGGCGTTCGCGTCGCAGGTGCTGATGACGCTGAAGGCGTGGGAGGAGAACGGCACCGGCACGATCGACCGGGCCAGGCTCAACGTCAACGGCTCGTCACTGGCGGCCGGCCATCCGTTCGCGGCCACGGGCGGCCGGATCGTGGCCACGCTCGCCAAGCTGCTCGACGAGCGCGGCTCGGGCCGCGGCCTCATCTCGATCTGCGCCGCCGGCGGACAGGGCGTGGTGGCCATCCTCGAGAAGAACGCATGA
- a CDS encoding N-acetylmuramoyl-L-alanine amidase yields MKRLVLLALAAVIATLGVLAAPALSTRQWVPDAVDFELAPDAGNAAAAGAVRGRGLVAPALRTPKRFNLVGFRWSGRGEPSIAIRTRTDGGRWTRWSTLHGAHDHGPDPGAERSPPGATDPVWVGGADWIQYRMSAPVRGLRLHFVNSTGTATAAARAKTALRGAASRGAVALAGLFSARAQDAQPGMVARADWGADSCPPRSGPDYGEVRAALVHHTVSTNTYTREEAPSVVLGICRYHRNSNGWSDIGYNFLVDQYGTIYEGRAGGIDRPVIGAQAQGFNAQTTGIASIGRHDTVASAAPPTGATIDAVSRLIRWKLPVHGQPTAGTVLLTSAGGSANRHPRGAEVEFERISGHRDAGRTACPGEQLYDQLPTIRARVGGVEPRAARTRISARIGPRVVRFPQAVRFSGRLTLGSGGPVGDAPVQVQALRGQAWRTVKAANTGSDGSFATEINPGGSNTLRVRYPGGASLRPVVSRRTLVRVRPRVTAGRSVSRARVGQTPIVAGRIQPRRAKLELVVQRRVGRRNVTISKTALRARGGRFRKGVRVKRAGLYRFYVRFRADSKNLGATSTPFYIRVVPAGSGGGAAAE; encoded by the coding sequence GTGAAGCGACTCGTCCTCCTCGCCCTCGCGGCCGTGATCGCGACCCTTGGCGTGCTTGCCGCGCCCGCCCTCTCCACGCGCCAGTGGGTGCCCGACGCCGTGGACTTCGAGCTGGCGCCGGACGCCGGCAACGCTGCCGCCGCGGGTGCGGTACGCGGCCGCGGGCTCGTGGCTCCCGCGCTGCGCACACCAAAGCGCTTCAACCTCGTGGGCTTTCGCTGGAGCGGCCGCGGCGAGCCGTCCATCGCCATCCGCACGCGCACCGACGGCGGCCGCTGGACGCGCTGGTCCACGCTCCACGGCGCTCACGACCACGGGCCCGATCCGGGTGCCGAGCGCTCGCCGCCCGGGGCCACCGACCCGGTGTGGGTGGGTGGGGCCGACTGGATCCAGTACCGCATGTCCGCGCCGGTTCGCGGGCTGCGCCTGCACTTCGTGAACTCCACCGGCACGGCCACGGCGGCGGCGCGCGCCAAGACGGCGCTGCGCGGCGCGGCCAGCCGCGGCGCCGTGGCGCTTGCCGGGCTCTTCAGCGCCCGCGCCCAGGACGCGCAGCCCGGGATGGTCGCGCGCGCGGACTGGGGCGCCGACAGCTGCCCGCCGCGCTCGGGCCCCGACTACGGCGAGGTGCGGGCCGCGCTGGTGCACCACACCGTCTCCACGAACACGTACACGCGCGAGGAGGCGCCGAGCGTGGTGCTCGGCATCTGCCGCTACCACCGCAACTCAAACGGCTGGAGCGACATCGGCTACAACTTCCTCGTCGACCAGTACGGCACGATCTACGAGGGTCGCGCCGGCGGGATCGACCGTCCGGTGATCGGGGCGCAGGCCCAGGGTTTCAACGCCCAGACCACCGGCATCGCCAGCATCGGCCGCCACGACACCGTGGCGAGCGCGGCCCCGCCCACCGGGGCCACCATCGACGCGGTATCGCGCCTCATCCGCTGGAAGCTGCCCGTGCATGGCCAGCCCACCGCGGGCACCGTGCTCCTCACATCCGCGGGCGGCAGCGCCAACCGCCACCCGCGCGGCGCCGAGGTCGAGTTCGAGCGCATCTCCGGCCACCGCGACGCCGGCAGGACCGCGTGCCCGGGCGAGCAGCTCTACGACCAGCTCCCCACCATCCGCGCCCGCGTGGGCGGGGTGGAGCCGCGCGCTGCACGCACCCGGATCAGCGCGAGGATCGGGCCGCGGGTGGTGCGCTTCCCCCAGGCGGTGCGCTTCAGCGGGCGGCTGACGCTCGGCAGCGGCGGGCCCGTGGGGGACGCCCCCGTCCAGGTGCAGGCGCTCCGCGGTCAGGCCTGGCGGACCGTCAAGGCGGCCAACACGGGGTCGGACGGCAGCTTCGCAACTGAGATCAACCCCGGCGGCAGCAACACGCTGCGGGTGCGCTACCCGGGCGGGGCGTCACTGCGGCCCGTGGTCTCGCGACGCACGCTGGTGCGGGTGCGGCCGCGCGTGACCGCGGGCCGCTCCGTGAGCCGGGCGCGGGTGGGCCAGACCCCGATCGTGGCCGGGAGGATCCAGCCGCGACGGGCCAAGCTGGAGCTCGTGGTGCAGCGGCGGGTCGGGCGGCGCAACGTCACGATCTCCAAGACGGCCCTGCGCGCGCGCGGCGGGCGCTTCCGCAAGGGAGTGCGCGTGAAGCGCGCCGGCCTCTACCGCTTCTACGTGCGCTTCCGCGCGGACAGCAAGAACCTCGGCGCCACCTCCACGCCGTTCTACATCCGCGTGGTTCCCGCCGGCAGCGGCGGCGGCGCAGCGGCCGAGTAG
- a CDS encoding DUF3105 domain-containing protein produces the protein MSSRKEQKEQLREERLAKQQAADSAAQRKKLVGYAAAAVLALGALVAVVVALTAGGGDDDGAQAPDNAAAGAPTVTYAEDPPDIPPASEFDLEAAAEAAGCQLEDPANEGADHVETDVEYQANPPTSGNHHPVPTEDGAYTSTPKTENTVHSLEHGRINIQFSPDLPQQQIDQLKALFDEDSYHLLLYPNGTDMPYQVAATTWDHALLCEEFNPQVFDAIRAFKDQYRDQGPEFVP, from the coding sequence ATGTCCAGCCGCAAGGAGCAGAAGGAGCAGCTGCGCGAGGAGCGCCTGGCCAAGCAGCAGGCCGCCGACAGCGCCGCACAGCGCAAGAAGCTCGTGGGCTACGCGGCTGCCGCGGTGCTGGCCCTGGGGGCGCTCGTGGCCGTCGTGGTCGCGCTCACCGCGGGCGGCGGGGACGACGACGGCGCGCAGGCGCCCGACAACGCCGCGGCCGGCGCCCCCACCGTCACCTATGCCGAGGACCCGCCGGACATCCCGCCGGCCAGCGAGTTCGACCTCGAGGCCGCCGCCGAGGCGGCGGGCTGCCAGCTCGAGGACCCGGCGAACGAGGGCGCCGACCACGTGGAGACCGACGTGGAGTACCAGGCCAACCCGCCCACCTCGGGCAACCATCACCCGGTCCCCACCGAGGACGGCGCCTACACCTCCACGCCGAAGACCGAGAACACCGTCCACTCGCTCGAGCACGGCCGCATCAACATCCAGTTCTCGCCGGACCTGCCCCAGCAGCAGATCGACCAGCTCAAGGCGCTCTTCGACGAGGACAGCTACCACTTGCTGCTCTACCCCAACGGCACGGACATGCCGTACCAGGTGGCCGCCACCACCTGGGACCACGCGCTGCTGTGCGAGGAGTTCAATCCGCAGGTGTTCGACGCCATCCGCGCGTTCAAGGACCAGTACCGGGATCAGGGGCCGGAATTCGTTCCGTAG
- a CDS encoding alpha/beta hydrolase: MNDPAVTTRAFEHDGHRLVFDEYGSGARTFVLIHGLLLSRRMHAPLAAALADRGIRVIVPDLLGHGDSERPRDMWRYSMPIFAEQVCGLLDHLELDEAVVGGTSLGANVALETAVRDPARVRGLMIEMPVLDNALLACALAFSPLLVALTFGEPLARLAATGARRVPRGLTRLGDMGLDWISQDPGPSAAVLQGLFFGRTAPPRSERATIEAPALIIGHTRDPIHPFSDSGMLVDELRDGTLVEASSILELRLQPERLTGEIADFLDSCWKPSAKRRARARRAAG, encoded by the coding sequence ATGAATGACCCCGCCGTCACCACGCGGGCCTTCGAGCACGACGGCCACCGGCTCGTATTCGACGAGTACGGGTCCGGGGCGCGCACCTTCGTCCTCATCCACGGGCTGCTCCTGTCGCGCAGGATGCACGCGCCGCTGGCCGCCGCGCTGGCCGATCGAGGCATCCGCGTGATCGTGCCGGACCTCCTCGGGCACGGGGACTCGGAGCGCCCGCGCGACATGTGGCGCTACTCCATGCCGATCTTCGCCGAACAGGTCTGCGGCCTGCTGGACCACCTCGAGCTGGACGAGGCCGTGGTGGGCGGCACCTCGCTCGGGGCCAACGTCGCGCTCGAGACCGCGGTGCGCGATCCCGCCCGCGTGCGCGGGCTCATGATCGAGATGCCCGTGCTCGACAACGCGCTGCTGGCCTGCGCGCTGGCGTTCTCGCCGTTGCTCGTTGCGCTCACGTTCGGCGAGCCGCTGGCGCGGCTCGCCGCCACCGGCGCCCGGCGCGTCCCGCGCGGGCTCACGCGCCTCGGCGACATGGGCCTCGACTGGATCAGCCAGGACCCGGGCCCGTCCGCGGCCGTGCTCCAGGGCCTGTTCTTCGGGCGGACCGCGCCGCCGCGCTCGGAGCGCGCCACGATCGAGGCGCCCGCCCTCATCATCGGTCACACGCGCGACCCGATCCACCCGTTCTCGGACTCCGGCATGCTCGTGGACGAGCTTCGCGACGGCACCCTGGTCGAGGCCAGCTCGATCCTCGAGCTCAGGCTGCAGCCCGAGCGCCTGACCGGAGAGATCGCCGACTTCCTCGACAGCTGCTGGAAGCCCTCGGCCAAGCGACGTGCGCGGGCGCGTCGTGCCGCTGGCTAG
- a CDS encoding sigma-70 family RNA polymerase sigma factor, whose translation MEATSLPRGRALALPRRVLATLDDERLVRHLRRGNVVAFEVIYDRHHRGILGYARHLLGSREEAEDAVQHTFASAYDALVGGDTEIKLKAWLYTIARNRCLSVLRARREQPAELGELSTAGLADEVQQRDDLRALLADLRELPEHQRAALVLAEVAGLGHADIAQVLECDVAKVKSLVFQARSGLIERRQARDTPCEDIREQLAVLTGGSLRRGPLRRHLKACPGCASYRDEVKRQRRMLALALPVIPTVGLKESALAAVGIGGGAAGVGGATAAGGGMAAAGGAALGSAGVGASGGLAGAAASLAAKAGLAKVAVAVVAGGAAVGGGTYAITTDAGAPATGGERPVAPASGNAPAAEGAAPQGGPPAVVPDMGEQRSERARERRSEQRREAARERRAARRRAAEGRRDEGRARGRDDARRPEGRPGGGEPGGSRRGAERRRAKPEPPARERGRSTPPRGRPERPDTPQRPAPQSSPRPAPDTAPAPDATPTPGPQGGGVRPETPRLPR comes from the coding sequence ATGGAGGCGACATCGCTGCCGCGTGGGCGCGCGCTCGCGCTGCCCCGCCGCGTGCTCGCGACGCTGGACGACGAGCGACTCGTGCGCCATCTGCGGCGCGGGAACGTCGTGGCGTTCGAGGTCATCTACGACCGTCACCACCGCGGCATCCTCGGCTACGCGAGGCACCTGCTCGGCTCGCGCGAGGAGGCTGAGGACGCGGTTCAGCACACCTTCGCCTCGGCATATGACGCGCTCGTGGGCGGGGACACCGAGATCAAGCTCAAGGCCTGGCTCTACACCATCGCCCGCAACCGCTGCCTCAGCGTCCTGCGTGCCCGCCGCGAGCAGCCCGCCGAGCTCGGGGAGCTCTCGACCGCCGGGCTGGCCGACGAGGTTCAGCAGCGCGACGACCTGCGCGCGTTGCTCGCCGACCTCCGCGAGCTGCCCGAGCACCAGCGCGCCGCGCTCGTGCTCGCCGAGGTCGCCGGCCTCGGCCATGCCGACATCGCCCAGGTCCTGGAGTGCGACGTGGCCAAGGTGAAGTCGCTCGTCTTCCAGGCCCGCTCCGGCCTCATCGAGCGCCGCCAGGCGCGCGACACGCCGTGCGAGGACATCCGCGAGCAGCTGGCGGTGCTCACCGGCGGCTCGCTGCGGCGCGGGCCGCTGCGACGCCACCTCAAGGCCTGTCCGGGCTGCGCGTCCTACCGCGACGAGGTCAAGCGCCAGCGTCGGATGCTCGCCCTCGCGCTGCCGGTGATTCCCACGGTCGGCCTCAAGGAGAGCGCGCTCGCGGCGGTTGGCATCGGCGGCGGCGCGGCCGGAGTGGGCGGAGCCACCGCTGCGGGTGGCGGGATGGCCGCCGCTGGAGGAGCCGCGCTCGGTTCGGCTGGAGTGGGGGCATCGGGCGGGCTGGCCGGCGCCGCGGCCTCGCTGGCCGCCAAGGCCGGGCTGGCCAAGGTGGCCGTCGCCGTGGTGGCCGGCGGCGCTGCCGTGGGCGGCGGCACGTACGCGATCACGACGGATGCCGGCGCGCCCGCGACGGGGGGCGAGCGTCCCGTCGCGCCCGCGTCCGGCAACGCCCCGGCCGCCGAGGGCGCCGCCCCACAGGGCGGTCCGCCGGCGGTCGTGCCGGACATGGGCGAGCAGCGCTCGGAGCGAGCCCGCGAGCGCCGCTCGGAGCAGCGCCGCGAGGCCGCCCGCGAGCGCCGCGCAGCACGCCGGCGCGCTGCCGAAGGGCGCCGTGACGAGGGACGTGCCCGCGGTCGCGACGACGCCCGCCGCCCCGAGGGACGGCCGGGCGGCGGCGAGCCCGGCGGGAGCCGCCGCGGGGCAGAGCGCCGCCGGGCCAAGCCGGAGCCGCCCGCGCGCGAGCGCGGGCGCAGCACGCCGCCCCGGGGCCGTCCCGAGCGGCCGGACACGCCGCAGCGGCCGGCGCCGCAGTCCTCGCCGCGGCCCGCCCCCGACACCGCCCCGGCGCCCGACGCCACCCCGACTCCCGGGCCCCAGGGCGGCGGCGTCAGGCCCGAGACGCCGCGGCTTCCTCGCTGA
- a CDS encoding efflux RND transporter permease subunit has product MLRRLADLAHDRPRRVVAVAFVIALVAGALGGSVADRLEPYGADDPASESIRAGERLEEITGLQPEAGLVALVDGGGERLAAVERELRAHPAVGAVRTVTDSEDGRSAYAVAQFRAGADEEEAADELVAALEERPGVAIGGAVVAQAEVGETVERDLTRAELLAFPLLFLLSLLFFRSVVAALLPLLVGGLAIVGTFLVLRAASEAWDISIFALNLTTGLGLGLAIDYSLFIVSRYREEIARVGPGREALRTTMATAGRTVLFSSLTVAAALAALLTFPQRFLYSMGLGGMSVALIAAAIALIVLPAVLALLGERVNALAPKRLQRAAGRDARPAADGVWYRLSRFVMRRPGRIATASAAFLIALGIPFLGVNWVSVDPSILPAGSEPRLVDQRLASEFPPNRTEPLELLASGASDAELAAYAERVEALDGVAAVAPAESLGQGAALVRAVPEPDAISAAAEQLVHDVRGLQPPFEVLVGGRSAEFVDQKASLGDHLPLAVLIVFAATFVVLFLMTGSVVLPVKAALMNLLTISAAFGVLVLIFQDGRLEGLLDYTSQGGLESTQPLLLFVVAFGLSTDYAVFLLSRIKEARDRGVSDSESVAVGLERTGRIVTAAALLFSVAIGAFVTSEIIFIKQVGLGTAVAVLIDATIVRALLVPSLMELLGRWNWWSPRPLRRLHARIGLSEEAAASRA; this is encoded by the coding sequence ATGCTGCGCAGGCTTGCTGACCTCGCCCATGACCGCCCGCGACGCGTGGTTGCCGTGGCCTTCGTCATCGCCCTCGTCGCCGGCGCCCTCGGCGGCTCGGTGGCGGACCGGCTGGAGCCCTACGGGGCAGACGATCCGGCGTCCGAGAGCATCCGCGCCGGCGAGCGGCTCGAGGAGATCACGGGCCTGCAGCCCGAGGCGGGGCTCGTGGCGCTCGTGGATGGCGGGGGCGAACGCCTCGCCGCGGTGGAGCGCGAGCTGCGCGCCCACCCGGCCGTGGGCGCGGTGCGCACCGTCACCGACTCCGAGGACGGCCGCAGCGCCTACGCCGTGGCCCAGTTCCGCGCCGGCGCCGACGAGGAGGAGGCGGCCGACGAGCTCGTCGCCGCCCTCGAGGAGCGCCCGGGCGTGGCCATCGGCGGCGCCGTCGTGGCCCAGGCCGAGGTCGGTGAGACGGTCGAGCGCGACCTGACCCGTGCCGAGCTGCTGGCCTTCCCCCTGCTCTTCCTGCTGTCGCTGCTGTTCTTCCGCAGCGTCGTGGCGGCGCTGCTGCCGCTGCTCGTGGGCGGCCTCGCCATCGTCGGCACCTTCCTCGTGCTGCGGGCCGCGAGCGAGGCCTGGGACATCTCGATCTTCGCCCTCAACCTCACCACGGGCCTCGGTCTCGGCCTGGCCATCGACTACAGCCTCTTCATCGTCTCGCGCTACCGGGAGGAGATCGCCCGCGTCGGGCCGGGCCGCGAGGCCCTGCGCACCACGATGGCCACCGCGGGCCGAACCGTGCTGTTCAGCTCGCTGACGGTGGCGGCCGCCCTGGCCGCGCTGCTCACCTTCCCCCAGCGCTTCCTCTACTCGATGGGGCTCGGCGGGATGAGCGTGGCTCTGATCGCGGCCGCGATCGCGCTGATCGTGCTGCCCGCCGTGCTCGCGCTGCTCGGGGAGCGGGTGAACGCGCTGGCGCCCAAGCGCCTTCAGCGCGCCGCCGGCCGCGATGCCCGGCCCGCCGCCGACGGGGTCTGGTACCGGCTGTCGCGCTTCGTGATGCGACGCCCGGGCCGCATCGCCACCGCGAGCGCCGCCTTCCTCATCGCGCTCGGCATCCCTTTCCTCGGCGTCAACTGGGTGTCGGTGGACCCGTCGATCCTGCCCGCGGGCTCGGAGCCGCGGCTGGTGGACCAGCGGCTCGCGAGCGAGTTCCCGCCCAACCGCACGGAGCCGCTCGAGCTGCTGGCGTCCGGCGCGTCGGACGCCGAGCTCGCGGCCTACGCCGAGCGGGTCGAGGCCCTGGACGGGGTGGCGGCGGTTGCGCCCGCGGAGTCCCTCGGACAGGGCGCCGCGCTCGTCCGGGCGGTGCCCGAGCCGGATGCCATCAGCGCGGCTGCCGAGCAGCTCGTGCACGACGTGCGAGGGCTCCAGCCGCCGTTCGAGGTGCTGGTCGGCGGCCGCAGTGCGGAGTTCGTGGACCAGAAGGCGAGCCTGGGCGACCACCTGCCGCTGGCGGTCCTCATCGTGTTCGCAGCCACGTTCGTCGTGCTCTTCCTCATGACGGGCTCGGTGGTGCTTCCGGTGAAGGCGGCGCTGATGAACCTGCTGACGATCTCCGCCGCGTTCGGCGTGCTCGTGCTGATCTTTCAGGACGGCCGGCTCGAGGGGCTGCTGGACTACACGAGCCAGGGCGGCCTGGAGTCCACCCAGCCGCTGCTGCTGTTCGTCGTGGCGTTCGGGCTCTCCACCGACTACGCGGTGTTCCTGCTCTCACGCATCAAGGAGGCACGCGACCGCGGGGTGAGCGACTCGGAGTCGGTGGCCGTGGGTCTCGAGCGCACGGGCCGGATCGTGACCGCGGCGGCGCTGCTGTTCAGCGTGGCAATCGGCGCGTTCGTGACCTCGGAGATCATCTTCATCAAGCAGGTGGGCCTGGGCACGGCGGTCGCGGTGCTCATCGACGCGACGATCGTGCGGGCGCTGCTCGTGCCGTCGCTGATGGAGCTGCTCGGCCGCTGGAACTGGTGGTCACCGCGCCCGCTTCGGCGGCTGCACGCCCGGATCGGGCTCAGCGAGGAAGCCGCGGCGTCTCGGGCCTGA
- a CDS encoding PadR family transcriptional regulator: MADLSPTARVILGMIHKGKRTGYDIKALVDRSTRFFWAASYGQIYPELKRLEADGLIRASAPEGGRRRTEYELTAAGEQALRDWITSTAELTYELRDEGLLKFFFGSAVSPGELREQLDAMAAKHEGIVASLRELEPFVAPAEGEQPSFGYLTLRGGIEIHEFTAGWCRRMQDLMTEREERPDAAQAC; this comes from the coding sequence ATGGCAGATCTGAGCCCCACCGCACGAGTGATCCTCGGGATGATCCACAAGGGGAAGCGGACCGGTTATGACATCAAAGCCTTGGTGGACCGGTCCACCCGCTTCTTCTGGGCCGCGAGCTACGGACAGATCTATCCCGAGCTCAAGCGCCTGGAGGCCGATGGGCTGATCCGCGCGTCCGCGCCGGAGGGCGGCCGCCGCCGCACCGAGTACGAGCTCACGGCCGCGGGGGAGCAGGCGCTGCGCGACTGGATCACCTCGACCGCCGAGCTCACCTACGAGCTGCGCGACGAGGGCCTGCTCAAGTTCTTCTTCGGCTCTGCCGTCTCGCCGGGCGAGCTGCGCGAGCAGCTCGACGCCATGGCGGCCAAGCACGAGGGCATCGTGGCGAGCCTGCGCGAGCTCGAGCCCTTCGTCGCACCGGCGGAGGGCGAGCAGCCGAGCTTCGGCTATCTCACGCTGCGCGGCGGCATCGAGATCCACGAGTTCACGGCCGGCTGGTGCCGGCGCATGCAGGACCTCATGACCGAACGAGAGGAGCGCCCCGATGCTGCGCAGGCTTGCTGA